One Maribacter sp. HTCC2170 genomic window, ATATTGTAGTTATACCGTCTAAAGGTCTGCACTACCTCATTCATATTATCACTACTTATTTTGATTGTGACCTGAACCAATTCATCTCTCATCTCAGAAATGAACCCACCAATGAACTTAGCGTTATTACTTTCAACAATCTGAGTGATCTCACTAAAGGAGTAATCTTTTATTCCCTTTGCAACAACTAAAATTCCACCTGGTTCTGTAAAAAATGGAGTTTCTATAAAAACACTTACAACATCTGTAATATCGTAGTACCCCAGCACTTCCTCTTTATCTCCTAAAACGGGTAACAAATTTGCTTCATTCCTTGCGAATGTTTCTAGAACATCCAACCAACTTGTATCTTCTCTAACAAAAAAAGATTCTAAATTATATCGATAGTCATCAATCTTCTTGTCAACTTCAAAATGCTCCAAATCATTTTCATTGAAAACACCTAAAAATCTGCTATCGTCAACTATGGCGACATGCGAGAAAGTATTCTCCATAAAAAACTGAACCAAATTCTCCAATGGTTCGCTTAATTCAAAGACAGGAATGCCTTTAATGATATGTGTCTGAATCTGCATAACTCAAAATATAACGCAAAATACTAATTTAATATATCAAAAGGCATGCCTATTTTGTATTTTTACCTTCTTTTGAATTGATTTCATCTTATGACAAAACTAAGTGTAAACATTAATAAAATTGCAACATTACGGAACTCTAGAGGAGGCAATATTCCTAATTTGACAAAAGTGGCACAGGATATAGAATCTTTTGGTGCACAAGGAATAACCGTACATCCTAGACCTGATGAAAGGCATATTAAATACCAAGATGCCCGAGATTTAAAAAAAATAGTCGCCACCGAATATAATATTGAAGGCAATCCTATTCAAAAATTCATTGATTTGGTACTTGAGGTACGACCAACCCAAGTTACCCTCGTGCCGGACGCAGAAGATGCGATAACATCGAATGCTGGATGGAACACAGTTAAACACAAGGATTTTTTAAAAGAGGTAATCAACACATTTAAACAAAATGGTATACGAACTTCAATTTTTGTAGACCCAGATGTTAAAATGATAGAAGGCGCAGCCAAAACGGGAACTGATC contains:
- a CDS encoding CBS domain-containing protein translates to MQIQTHIIKGIPVFELSEPLENLVQFFMENTFSHVAIVDDSRFLGVFNENDLEHFEVDKKIDDYRYNLESFFVREDTSWLDVLETFARNEANLLPVLGDKEEVLGYYDITDVVSVFIETPFFTEPGGILVVAKGIKDYSFSEITQIVESNNAKFIGGFISEMRDELVQVTIKISSDNMNEVVQTFRRYNYNILFGNIDDQFIDDLKQRSDYLDKYLNV
- a CDS encoding pyridoxine 5'-phosphate synthase — its product is MTKLSVNINKIATLRNSRGGNIPNLTKVAQDIESFGAQGITVHPRPDERHIKYQDARDLKKIVATEYNIEGNPIQKFIDLVLEVRPTQVTLVPDAEDAITSNAGWNTVKHKDFLKEVINTFKQNGIRTSIFVDPDVKMIEGAAKTGTDRIELYTESFAENFGQEKSESIKPFKEAAKIAAKLGLGINAGHDLNLDNIKYFKEHIPNLLEVSIGHALICESLYFGLDNVVKMYLDKLK